In one window of Methanococcoides methylutens DNA:
- a CDS encoding glycosyltransferase, producing the protein MKILMLCHSLPNPRRGDTLRPFNLIKIYSEIYQHEITLVCFKENELNQTFNSDLANLNQYCHKIHTVNLESGNLISKFKSSFKNTISIRNILSGNFSFLNYYYAPKMQHLINKLLESKEFDAIYTDGGMAHNVYNTNLPKIVEPLDAVSKSCKELYSKENKIIKKALYLMQYIKTKRRETKGYKMFDYCIVVTEEDKRILEFDAKLQNVKVIPNGIDLSYFKPMDLKEDFPSLIFVGVMNSIKNVNTVLHFYKNIYPMVLKEYPNIKFYIVGSNPPNEIKQLAVDKSIIVTGFVDDIRPYLAKATVAIIPMKEGTGIKNKVLEAMSMEKPVVTTSIGSMGIKVKTGENIFISDEPNEFAINILKLLNDAHLRDKIAANGKKLVENKYSWEMTAIKINRLYENLVEKHESK; encoded by the coding sequence ATGAAAATATTAATGCTGTGCCATAGCCTCCCCAATCCAAGAAGAGGAGATACACTTCGACCTTTCAATTTAATTAAAATTTATTCAGAGATATATCAGCACGAAATCACTTTAGTTTGCTTTAAAGAAAACGAACTAAATCAAACATTTAATAGTGATTTAGCTAATTTAAACCAATATTGCCACAAAATCCATACGGTAAACCTAGAGTCTGGTAATTTAATATCAAAATTTAAATCGTCGTTCAAAAATACAATTTCTATACGAAATATACTATCTGGTAATTTTAGTTTTTTAAATTATTATTATGCTCCAAAAATGCAGCATTTAATAAACAAACTTCTTGAAAGTAAAGAATTTGATGCAATATATACAGATGGAGGAATGGCTCACAACGTCTACAATACAAATTTGCCCAAAATAGTAGAGCCTTTAGATGCAGTATCAAAAAGTTGTAAAGAGTTATACTCAAAAGAAAATAAAATAATTAAAAAGGCATTATATTTAATGCAATATATAAAAACAAAGAGAAGAGAAACAAAAGGTTATAAAATGTTTGATTACTGCATAGTAGTCACAGAAGAAGATAAAAGAATATTAGAATTTGATGCGAAGCTTCAAAATGTAAAAGTAATTCCAAACGGAATCGACCTTTCATATTTTAAACCTATGGATCTCAAAGAAGATTTTCCTTCTTTAATATTTGTGGGAGTAATGAATAGCATAAAAAATGTAAATACTGTGCTCCATTTTTACAAAAATATCTATCCAATGGTGTTGAAAGAATATCCAAATATCAAATTTTATATTGTAGGTTCAAACCCTCCAAATGAAATAAAGCAATTAGCTGTCGACAAATCTATAATTGTAACAGGATTTGTTGATGATATAAGACCTTATTTAGCAAAAGCCACTGTTGCAATCATTCCAATGAAAGAAGGAACTGGTATCAAAAATAAAGTATTGGAAGCCATGTCTATGGAAAAGCCAGTTGTTACAACATCAATTGGTTCAATGGGAATAAAAGTGAAAACAGGAGAAAATATATTTATTTCTGATGAGCCGAATGAATTTGCTATTAATATATTGAAACTTCTAAATGATGCACATTTAAGAGATAAAATCGCAGCAAATGGGAAAAAGCTTGTCGAAAATAAATATTCTTGGGAAATGACCGCTATCAAAATAAATAGACTATATGAAAACTTAGTTGAAAAACATGAAAGTAAATAA
- a CDS encoding flippase yields the protein MSETVNNSLEKIAKGSTIILIGTMVSLLLGFIGRLILIRFTTQYDFGIYCLALTLVSILTTISTMGLGEGSTRYIAYLKGKSKNKLIPNAIISSIVITLSSSALIFIIAFFFSDFIATNIFHSSELSNIINIFLITIPFTAFSGIIISIFRSFDQFTIKVYFNDIMKPIIHIIFLGIVVFFARSLSGMASAYLMSIIIPSIIISIYFLKKHKLFGVEDFQFIDKSMIKELLTFSIPLLAVSIILTLMSWTDTLMLGYFKTAKDVGIYNSAVPLANLLTIIIGSLSFVYVPVMSQLYGKNQIRELGRSYVVSTKWCFIGTLPLFFILFVFPDFILNLFFGPRYISASIVLQILSLEFIINSYFGLNYYTLMTVGKSKFLMNCSLVGAVMNILLNIILIPIWGVAGAAIASTLSFVFIEILMSIKLYTILKIHPFTTTYLKLTILSIILISIFSTINDHTVASFWTFLVISFTFMLTFVLSLLFAHILDDEDVIITSLIKKKLGFNFFR from the coding sequence ATGTCAGAAACAGTCAACAATTCTCTTGAAAAAATAGCAAAAGGTTCAACAATTATTCTTATTGGGACAATGGTTAGCTTGCTTTTGGGATTTATTGGAAGATTGATATTGATTAGATTTACAACTCAATATGATTTTGGTATTTATTGTTTAGCACTAACGCTTGTTAGTATACTCACAACGATATCTACGATGGGATTAGGTGAAGGGTCTACGAGATATATTGCTTACTTAAAAGGGAAAAGTAAAAATAAACTGATACCGAATGCTATTATTTCATCTATTGTAATAACCTTATCGTCAAGTGCTTTAATATTTATAATTGCTTTTTTTTTCTCAGATTTTATTGCAACAAATATATTTCATTCATCAGAATTATCGAATATAATTAATATTTTTTTAATTACAATTCCATTTACAGCATTTTCAGGTATCATCATTTCAATTTTCAGAAGTTTTGATCAATTTACTATAAAAGTATATTTTAATGACATTATGAAACCAATTATTCATATTATATTTTTAGGGATAGTGGTCTTTTTTGCTCGATCTTTATCTGGGATGGCTTCTGCTTACTTAATGTCAATAATAATACCTTCTATAATTATTTCAATATATTTCCTAAAAAAGCATAAGTTATTTGGTGTAGAGGATTTTCAATTTATTGACAAATCAATGATTAAAGAATTACTAACTTTTTCAATTCCTCTCTTGGCAGTTAGCATTATTTTAACTTTAATGTCATGGACAGATACACTAATGCTTGGTTACTTCAAAACAGCAAAAGATGTGGGGATTTATAACTCTGCGGTACCTTTAGCTAATCTTCTTACGATAATAATAGGTTCTTTGAGCTTCGTTTATGTGCCGGTTATGTCGCAATTATATGGTAAAAACCAAATCAGAGAGTTGGGAAGAAGCTATGTAGTCTCAACAAAATGGTGCTTTATTGGGACTCTTCCTCTTTTTTTCATTTTATTCGTATTTCCTGATTTTATTTTGAATTTATTCTTTGGGCCTCGTTACATAAGTGCAAGCATTGTTTTGCAAATACTGTCATTAGAATTTATTATTAACTCTTATTTTGGCCTTAATTATTATACATTAATGACAGTTGGCAAATCTAAATTTTTAATGAATTGTTCTTTGGTTGGTGCTGTGATGAACATATTGTTAAATATAATTTTAATTCCTATATGGGGTGTTGCAGGTGCTGCAATCGCATCAACTCTGTCTTTTGTATTTATCGAAATATTAATGAGTATTAAACTATATACAATTCTCAAAATTCATCCTTTTACTACTACATACTTAAAGTTGACAATTTTATCGATTATTCTAATCTCGATTTTTAGCACTATAAATGATCATACTGTAGCATCTTTTTGGACTTTTCTAGTAATTAGTTTTACATTTATGCTGACATTCGTTTTATCATTATTATTTGCACATATATTGGATGATGAAGACGTAATAATTACATCATTGATTAAAAAAAAATTAGGTTTTAACTTTTTCCGATGA
- a CDS encoding glycosyltransferase family 2 protein, protein MCPTVVAMPAYNEAKSIHNIVLECKKHADSVIVIDDGSSDNTAEVAESAGAYVVKHPQNLGYGGAIRSCFETARYLNVRRMVIIDSDGQHNPADIPRLLEPLEKGVDMVIGSRFLENKSEHIPSYRKVGMKVLDTATNFVGGINVTDSQSGFRSYSKNAIQKIRINNNCMSAGSEILLQIKDHNLTFDEVQIHCRYDVEGASTHNPVAHGTKVLYRILKDMEYRRPLYYFTFPGMVFSATGMFMGLSFLQDFYLGGNLAFGPTLLMMMLTIVGIFMSFTGIILHSISRAIHLLVPNFSVTQPYPNHVNASPVVVESDNLIEDEFIHKGIGRVDKKSPEIKQSE, encoded by the coding sequence ATGTGTCCCACAGTAGTTGCTATGCCTGCTTATAATGAAGCAAAATCTATCCACAATATAGTATTGGAATGCAAAAAGCACGCGGATTCTGTCATTGTCATAGATGATGGGAGCAGTGACAATACTGCCGAAGTTGCGGAATCTGCCGGGGCCTATGTGGTCAAGCATCCACAAAATCTAGGCTACGGTGGAGCAATAAGGAGTTGCTTTGAGACTGCACGCTACCTCAATGTAAGGCGCATGGTGATTATAGATTCCGATGGTCAGCACAACCCTGCTGATATACCAAGACTCCTAGAACCTCTTGAAAAAGGAGTGGATATGGTTATTGGCTCAAGATTCCTGGAAAACAAGAGCGAACACATTCCTTCATACAGGAAGGTCGGCATGAAGGTCCTTGATACCGCAACAAATTTTGTCGGTGGGATCAATGTAACTGATTCCCAGAGCGGTTTCAGATCCTACAGCAAGAATGCCATCCAGAAGATCAGGATAAACAATAACTGCATGTCGGCAGGTTCCGAGATCCTGCTTCAGATTAAGGATCATAACCTAACATTTGATGAGGTTCAAATTCACTGTAGGTATGATGTGGAAGGTGCTTCTACTCATAATCCTGTGGCACATGGGACAAAGGTTCTGTATAGAATACTAAAAGACATGGAGTATAGGAGGCCTCTTTATTATTTTACTTTCCCTGGAATGGTCTTTTCTGCAACAGGAATGTTTATGGGGTTAAGCTTTTTACAAGATTTCTATCTAGGTGGTAATTTGGCTTTTGGTCCAACTCTATTAATGATGATGCTTACTATAGTTGGGATCTTCATGTCTTTTACAGGTATAATACTGCACTCTATCTCAAGGGCTATCCATTTACTTGTTCCAAACTTTTCAGTTACTCAACCCTATCCTAATCATGTGAATGCAAGTCCGGTTGTTGTGGAGTCTGATAATCTCATTGAAGATGAGTTTATTCACAAGGGAATTGGAAGGGTGGATAAAAAAAGTCCCGAAATTAAACAAAGTGAATAA
- a CDS encoding DUF2206 domain-containing protein gives MKVNNFFQINWNIKKYLVFVVAIQLAMLGVIGLDFIGLEIPLLRELVAFIYITFLPGSIILKILKLHKLNKIDALLYTVGLSISTSMLVGFFINLSYPHLGIYKPISTISLLISMGILIALSCPICYLRNREDTNLIYIDFNKNISPVALILLLIPFFSIYGTYLMNNYQNNVLLLALIVTIILLILIVSFTKLIPGSIYPLVVFIISISLLYHHSLISMNLTGWDIQTEYFLSKSVITNGIWNSNIPSTINAMLSIVFLAPIYSILCDMNTIWVFKIIYPFVFSLVPVGLYRIYKKQTNDMIGFLASIFFISLYTFYTEMLGLARQQIAELFLVLLILLMIDHKIHKTQKALLSIVFGLSLVVSHYVLSYIYIYTIIVTWLILILLENSKIQIFGNNIKSRIQKYRKEKKVYIDNQNLDNSYDKSISFTFLILISVFTMAWYMYASNLIFESFVYINNDIMNSVYSDFLNPEEVQALSMLMVDKKSTFQHVHEYLNIIPLILIVFGIIEIILNGKFMKLKKQYIALSYVNLSLCLAAVTVPHLSEKLNTIRLYQITLIILAPFFVIGAISLFKYLRFLATRSYSNHIAGTPLKVITIFIVTYLLFNTGIIYETTGDSKSISLNDTIDYPRFNEYEIKSVTWITDNSNEAQIYADYYGSLLLNGYKFGQTKTFWGYDGKENITESDYIYFRSLNTKAELIIEHENLPYNYIGLQESTLYKEVIVNKNKIYDNEQSEVYI, from the coding sequence ATGAAAGTAAATAACTTTTTCCAAATTAATTGGAATATTAAGAAGTACCTTGTATTTGTGGTAGCAATTCAACTCGCAATGTTGGGAGTTATAGGATTAGACTTTATCGGATTGGAAATTCCACTATTAAGAGAGCTTGTTGCTTTTATTTACATTACATTTTTACCAGGATCAATAATTCTAAAAATATTAAAATTACACAAACTTAATAAAATTGATGCACTATTATATACAGTAGGATTAAGTATTTCAACTTCGATGTTAGTTGGATTTTTCATCAATTTATCATATCCACATTTAGGCATATATAAACCAATATCAACAATTAGTCTATTAATTTCAATGGGTATATTAATAGCTTTGTCATGCCCCATATGTTACTTAAGAAATAGAGAGGATACTAATCTAATTTATATAGATTTCAATAAAAACATATCTCCAGTTGCTTTAATTTTACTGCTAATTCCCTTTTTTTCTATTTATGGGACATATTTGATGAATAACTATCAGAATAATGTTCTTTTGTTGGCCTTGATAGTTACAATTATTTTATTAATATTAATCGTAAGCTTCACCAAATTAATTCCTGGAAGCATCTATCCTTTAGTTGTTTTCATCATTTCAATTTCATTGTTATATCACCACTCGTTGATCTCAATGAATTTGACTGGTTGGGACATTCAAACTGAATATTTTTTGAGCAAGTCGGTAATTACGAATGGTATATGGAACTCAAACATACCCTCAACAATTAATGCTATGCTAAGCATAGTATTTCTCGCTCCGATTTATTCAATATTATGTGATATGAACACAATATGGGTTTTCAAAATAATCTATCCGTTTGTATTTTCATTAGTACCAGTTGGATTATATAGAATCTATAAAAAACAGACAAACGATATGATTGGATTTTTAGCATCCATTTTTTTCATCTCACTTTATACATTTTATACAGAAATGTTAGGGTTAGCAAGACAACAAATCGCGGAACTATTCTTAGTATTATTAATTCTTCTGATGATTGATCACAAGATACACAAAACACAGAAGGCATTATTATCAATTGTATTTGGTTTATCTCTTGTGGTATCACACTACGTCCTATCATATATTTACATATACACAATTATCGTAACGTGGTTAATTTTAATTTTACTTGAAAATTCTAAGATACAGATATTTGGAAATAACATAAAATCAAGAATTCAAAAATATAGAAAAGAAAAAAAAGTATATATTGATAATCAAAATTTAGATAATTCATACGATAAGAGTATAAGTTTCACATTTTTGATATTAATATCAGTGTTTACTATGGCATGGTACATGTACGCTTCAAATCTCATTTTCGAGTCGTTTGTGTATATCAATAATGACATAATGAACAGTGTATACAGTGATTTTTTGAATCCAGAAGAAGTACAAGCACTTTCTATGCTAATGGTAGATAAAAAATCAACATTTCAACATGTACATGAATACCTAAATATAATTCCTTTGATTTTAATTGTATTTGGAATTATAGAGATAATTTTAAATGGAAAATTCATGAAGCTTAAAAAACAATATATCGCTTTATCTTACGTTAATTTATCCTTATGTTTAGCAGCAGTTACAGTTCCACATCTATCTGAAAAATTGAACACTATCAGGCTATATCAAATTACACTCATTATATTAGCTCCTTTTTTTGTTATCGGAGCAATATCATTATTCAAATATCTAAGATTTTTAGCTACAAGATCTTACAGTAATCATATAGCTGGAACACCTTTGAAAGTTATAACTATTTTTATAGTAACATACCTACTGTTTAATACAGGAATTATATATGAAACCACAGGAGATTCAAAATCAATTTCATTAAATGATACAATAGATTATCCCCGTTTTAACGAATACGAAATAAAAAGTGTTACATGGATAACAGACAATTCAAATGAAGCACAAATATATGCTGATTATTATGGGAGTTTGCTATTAAATGGATATAAATTCGGACAAACAAAAACGTTTTGGGGATATGATGGAAAAGAAAACATAACCGAAAGTGATTATATTTATTTCAGGTCTCTGAACACAAAGGCAGAATTAATTATAGAACATGAAAACTTACCGTATAACTATATAGGTCTACAAGAATCAACATTATACAAAGAGGTAATTGTAAATAAAAACAAGATTTACGATAATGAACAATCTGAGGTATATATATAA
- a CDS encoding IS5-like element ISMeme1 family transposase — protein MSNKYLNFIDIALQVTRYSHLPLYSCKYSKQTYTQYQLLTLVLFKEYLGEDYRDFVDLVELMSSIQTKLGLTKVPHFTTLQKFVTRIYSAILDRIFKKTLDLFYKNGESVEVTGIDLTGFTSGYCSNYYSWRIKKWRRSYVKTSISVDVHKFVITGYKISGKPVHDAKHAKTLLSQCHRNRKSRYYVMDKAYDSEGNHKLTREKLRSIAIVPLRQRERKRIKGHYRKKMLREFDDEIYSLRNLSETMFSLLKRKYGENLRARKYRNQVKEVKFKVLIHNLDRYVKIVCLVWLRISTKPQFQKFISKLKMLPL, from the coding sequence TTGTCTAACAAGTACTTAAATTTTATTGATATAGCATTGCAAGTAACACGGTATTCACACCTGCCACTCTACAGTTGCAAATATTCCAAACAAACATACACACAATACCAGCTATTGACGTTGGTTTTGTTTAAGGAATATTTAGGAGAAGATTATAGGGATTTTGTTGATCTTGTTGAATTGATGAGTTCTATCCAGACTAAACTTGGATTAACCAAAGTGCCTCATTTTACTACACTTCAAAAATTTGTTACTCGGATCTATTCAGCAATACTCGATCGTATTTTCAAGAAGACTTTAGACTTATTTTACAAGAATGGAGAGTCAGTTGAAGTTACTGGTATCGATTTAACTGGTTTTACAAGTGGGTATTGTAGCAACTACTATTCCTGGAGAATCAAAAAGTGGAGACGAAGCTATGTTAAAACCAGTATTTCAGTTGATGTTCACAAATTTGTGATCACGGGATACAAGATTTCTGGAAAACCTGTTCATGATGCAAAGCATGCAAAGACATTGCTATCGCAATGTCATCGTAACAGGAAATCAAGATATTATGTAATGGATAAAGCGTATGATTCTGAAGGCAACCATAAATTGACTAGAGAAAAACTCAGATCAATAGCAATTGTTCCACTGAGACAGCGTGAAAGAAAGAGGATAAAAGGACATTATAGGAAGAAAATGTTACGAGAATTTGATGATGAAATTTACTCGCTGCGAAATTTGAGTGAAACAATGTTCTCTCTATTGAAAAGAAAATATGGAGAAAATCTGAGAGCTAGGAAATATAGAAACCAAGTAAAAGAAGTAAAATTCAAGGTGTTAATACACAATCTTGACAGATATGTCAAGATTGTATGTTTAGTCTGGTTGAGGATTTCTACAAAGCCTCAATTCCAAAAGTTCATTTCAAAACTCAAAATGTTACCTTTATAA
- a CDS encoding mannose-1-phosphate guanylyltransferase/mannose-6-phosphate isomerase: MRFIILAGGSGTRLWPLSREQYPKQFLKLGENSLFQGTVLRCLDVSDISEIFVVTNESQKFFVSGQIQELGYDIPKENVLIEPEGRNTLPAICFGMKEIDSRFGRSTVGIFSSDHVLDKSAMKTIADVKALSSSHLVTFGIAPTFPHIGYGYIKPAESLDIGHRVSEFREKPDIESAKKYIEEGCLWNSGMFLFDTGVFFKELKMHSPDIFNAFEGSDEISSIYNAVTSISVDYGIMEKSNNVAVVKLNYNWSDLGNFSAIYDELEKDSKGNVVYACDHVSLNSRNNFVHSKTGKAVSLIDVNAMVVVDTPDALLVCPKGSSQKVKDIVSELKDKDDQRVEIGQTVYRPWGSYTVLEKSQNHVIKNITVLPSRKLSLQMHYHRSEHWVVVKGMASVQVKNDQFFVRPGESTFIKAGEKHRLSNPSQIPLEIIEVQLGEHVDEDDIVRFDDVYGRK; the protein is encoded by the coding sequence ATGAGATTTATAATCCTTGCAGGTGGATCTGGCACTCGACTCTGGCCTCTAAGCCGTGAGCAATACCCAAAACAATTCCTCAAATTAGGTGAAAACTCCCTTTTCCAGGGAACCGTGCTTCGCTGTCTTGATGTTTCGGATATCTCTGAAATCTTCGTGGTAACAAATGAATCCCAGAAGTTTTTCGTGAGTGGACAGATACAGGAACTTGGGTACGATATCCCCAAAGAGAATGTGTTGATCGAACCAGAAGGGAGGAACACACTTCCAGCCATCTGTTTTGGAATGAAGGAGATAGATAGTAGGTTTGGAAGATCAACTGTTGGAATATTTTCTTCCGACCATGTTTTGGATAAATCTGCAATGAAGACAATAGCAGATGTAAAGGCATTGTCATCTAGTCATCTTGTGACGTTTGGGATAGCTCCCACGTTCCCTCATATAGGATATGGGTATATAAAGCCTGCAGAATCTTTAGATATAGGACACAGGGTTTCTGAGTTTAGAGAAAAACCTGACATTGAATCTGCCAAAAAATACATTGAGGAAGGTTGTCTTTGGAATAGTGGAATGTTCCTTTTTGATACGGGAGTTTTTTTCAAGGAGTTGAAGATGCATTCTCCCGACATTTTCAATGCTTTTGAGGGCTCAGATGAGATCTCAAGTATATACAATGCTGTTACTAGTATATCAGTTGACTACGGCATTATGGAAAAGTCTAACAATGTAGCTGTTGTCAAACTAAATTATAATTGGAGTGATCTCGGTAACTTTTCTGCTATCTATGATGAGCTCGAAAAGGATTCAAAAGGCAATGTAGTCTACGCTTGTGATCATGTATCCTTGAATTCACGTAATAACTTTGTTCACTCAAAAACTGGCAAGGCAGTTTCACTAATTGATGTCAATGCCATGGTTGTTGTTGACACTCCTGATGCTCTCTTAGTCTGTCCAAAAGGAAGCAGTCAGAAGGTAAAGGATATTGTTTCTGAGCTCAAGGATAAGGATGATCAGAGGGTAGAGATTGGCCAGACGGTCTACAGACCATGGGGTTCATACACGGTACTTGAAAAATCCCAGAACCATGTTATCAAGAACATAACAGTGCTTCCTAGTAGGAAGTTAAGCCTGCAGATGCATTATCATAGAAGCGAACATTGGGTTGTTGTAAAGGGAATGGCTTCCGTTCAGGTAAAGAATGATCAATTTTTTGTAAGGCCTGGTGAGAGTACCTTCATAAAGGCAGGTGAGAAGCACAGACTTTCCAATCCAAGTCAGATTCCTCTTGAGATAATCGAGGTTCAGTTAGGAGAACATGTTGATGAGGATGATATTGTCAGGTTTGATGATGTGTATGGTAGAAAATAA